One window from the genome of Magnolia sinica isolate HGM2019 chromosome 4, MsV1, whole genome shotgun sequence encodes:
- the LOC131242377 gene encoding transcription factor bHLH96-like has translation MVLEAVVFPQDVFSYGCKDLYSLAADWSYEFKVEEEEEEEEEKSLISDCKKSGFLDNCQQQVGIGLDCVVGNWDSSSSPSMVHNFKEWDSNSSPEPCTVDGIFKRGFPNAAPEAAVSTMGRRKRRRTRSCKNKEEVENQRMTHIAVERNRRKQMNEYLSVLRSLMPASYVQRGDQASIIGGAINFVKELEQLLHSLEAQKRTESGFSFPFSGFFTFPQYTSCSTNPSSINEMAENRSAIADIEVTMVESHANVKVLSRRRPELLLKMVGGLQNLRLTILHLNVTTVDEMVLYSFSVKVDDNCGLTTVDEIATAVYEMLGRIEEEESMN, from the exons atggTATTAGAAGCTGTAGTTTTTCCTCAAGATGTGTTTAGTTACGGTTGCAAGGATTTGTATTCCTTGGCAGCTGATTGGAGCTATGAGTTTAAagtagaagaagaggaggaggaggaagaagaaaagagtcTGATATCAGATTGTAAGAAGAGTGGTTTTCTTGATAATTGTCAACAGCAAGTAGGGATAGGATTAGATTGTGTTGTTGGGAATtgggattcttcttcttctccatccatggttcatAATTTCAAGGAATGGGATTCCAATTCATCGCCGGAGCCTTGCACCGTGGATGGTATTTTTAAGAGGGGTTTTCCAAATGCGGCGCCAGAGGCAGCAGTCTCGACAATGGGCCGGAGGAAGAGACGACGTACTAGGAGCTGCAAGAACAAGGAGGAGGTGGAGAACCAAAGGATGACCCACATTGCGGTCGAACGCAACCGCCGGAAACAAATGAATGAGTATCTATCAGTGCTGAGATCTTTGATGCCTGCATCATACGTTCaaagg GGTGACCAAGCATCCATCATTGGGGGAGCAATAAATTTTGTTAAGGAGCTGGAACAACTACTACATTCTCTTGAAGCCCAAAAGCGAACGGAATCTGGTTTCTCATTTCCGTTCTCCGGCTTCTTCACCTTCCCTCAATACACTTCTTGCTCAACCAACCCCAGCTCCATTAACGAGATGGCGGAGAACCGTTCGGCCATCGCTGACATCGAAGTGACGATGGTCGAAAGCCATGCAAATGTCAAAGTACTATCAAGGCGGCGGCCAGAACTGCTTTTGAAAATGGTGGGTGGCTTGCAAAATCTACGCCTCACAATCCTCCACCTCAATGTGACCACCGTTGATGAAATGGTCCTCTACTCTTTTAGTGTCAAG GTGGATGACAATTGCGGGCTTACAACAGTCGATGAAATTGCAACTGCCGTCTATGAAATGCTAGGgaggattgaagaagaagagagtatgaattga